The region CTAATCTGTTGTTAAAAAAATAAGtgtaaaatatatatattttttaaaattaaaaaataaaagtGGGTCCTCCAAAACATGGGGCCAATGCTGTAGTACATGCTACACCTACACTGGATCGGCTTTGTAAAAAAGTATGGCCATAAAGATCTAATGAATTTTCACAAAGGTGTGGAATACAACATTTTCGCCTCCTCTCAATATACTTCTGAACACACATACGTCAATCCACGTGAAGCATAAGTGATAATTATTAACAAATAGACATGAGAATACATGATATCACATATCAATTCCCTCGTAAATCCATGTATATGGTTAAACTCATGATTTATAACGAGATTCAAATATGACTAATCAATTGAAAACTAAATGAGTCAATTTTGATGATAATTATGTCATCTCTGCAATTCAATGAGTTTAAAGGAACTCGGGTTAGGAAGACGTTACTATTCAAAGTCAGTTGATCATTGCAACAATATGACCATTCAAGGTTCAACCCATTCTTAAATTGCTTTGAATTTCTAATCTAGTACTTTTTCCCACAACAAACACAAGGGGCCACTAGTACTTTTTCCCACGACAAACGCAAGGGGCCTCCTAGTGGTAAATGATATGTTTAACTAAGATAATCTTCAAATGAGACATGTACGTATGATAAAAACGTCAGTAAGAACTAGTTGAACAAATTGGCATGTCTCAAGTTTTGTCTTTCGACAATACTTTAACATGCCCAATATTGGAGGAAGAACCATTGGTCTAGTAGATGGAACACGTATGATAGTAATCAGATACTCAACTCGACAACAATAAGGACATTTCTCGCCTATTATGGTTGATCCAACAATAGAAATATCGACATGATGTAAAGTACAAGCTCCACCCCTGGTGGGTTCGATCACACCAAGACCGATTGTGGTTATATTGATAAACAATAATATATTTCTAATCCACTTTATTAACATAATGTATTGATCGTATTAGAAACTCTTATGGGAAACAATGTGGAGCTAATCAATAACAAGTGTTTCACCTAAAAAATAATTAAATGTCAACTGAAATTATCAGATTACCGATTTTAAAAATAGACAATGCTTCCCAATCAAATTTGGATCAAACGAGTACAAACACATCCGAGGATGAATTAGTCAAATCTTTCTCAAGTATGTTGAAGTCTATCACAGTCCCCAAAACTTTAGACTTACGAAACAAATTTATAAGATTAgataattgaattttatgatgacACTCCATAATTTGACAAAGATTATAGAGTCACGAAATGAGAACATGTTGAGGAGAAGAAGATAATAGTCAAACACAAGACTCCATGTATCTCATAAATGGAGGAAACAAGGATATATTTTATCGATGTGAATAGTAGGCCATAATATTATCTTATGTAAAAATAGTTTTCTTAATAAATACGTCAATCTATAATTTTCAACCAACACTCAACCAATCAAGCAAAACTATATTGCACATTTCATCTTCTTTCTttgttttactttattttataCATTTTTTAGACTAATCTTGTATAGTTCCACAACAACCACCCTGAAGGAATCCTTTAGTTAGATTTTCAAACCCCACCCCCTCCTGTCCACTTCACTAGAGAACATGTGACATCAACCAGGAGCAGGCTAGGCAAAAAATCTTGGATTCCAACCTTATAGCATTCAAGAGGTATTTTGCAATACAATTTAAACCCTCTAAAAAATTATATTACATCTCACtaaaaatattatataaaataaGATATATTAAAATTAGTTAAATGTAAGCTGacttatttaaaaaaattaatacaaATTATTGTTTAATTTTTTAACCCTGTTCTTTACCATtacaaaaaacaaaacaaaaaacatCTGATACTTCATAGAAGAACGAGAGACTAAAATGATACAGTATGTCATTGGAAGTTTATAATTTCAAAATTTTCCAGCAATTACAACTACAACAGAAAAGTTTCAAGGCCCTGATAAATCAAACAAAATACCTATCCTATATAAAAATATTATGAATGGTGAATATACACTCAGTTTAACATTGATCTTATTACTCTGCCAGCTTTCATTTGCCTCTCCGGCGATTTCTTGTTGCTGCACAACTTGAACAGAACCATTTTCCTTTTGGTTGTTCTTTCAATCCAACACAACCAAAATGAAACCACTCTATTTTGCACTGTAGTTAATAGATAACATCAAAATAGGTAATGGAATATAGGTAAAATGGATATAAACAAACAAGTATAAGaaaagaaaaagtaaaaacatACATCAGGGTTATCGCAGGCAACCATTTCTCCGTAGCTAACTTGATTGCAAAAGCAGTATGTGGGTTCATTCGGATCAACCGGTAAATCTAAATCCATGCCAGTAGGGTTTGCAGATGTGGCTAGTTCTGCTGCTGCTGCAGTTGCTGCTGCTATTGCAGTTTGGACAGATGCTGTTTGCCGTGTTCTGAAGCAGTTTGAAATTCAGATAAAATGTAACACTTAATTTTTACATAGTTAGAAGGTAAAATCATAAATAAATATCACATTTTATAAGCTTACTTATTTAATGTACAGATGATAATAATGCTATTACAAGACTAACAAAGTGTAATCAGCAACCATTATCAAGGTATTCGCATGGATCGATAAAATAGAATTTCTGATATCTGATGACGATAAGATGTAAACATTCCGAGTTTTATCATTATGGTAAATATTTTGGAGGATAAGATTTAGTTTTAAATTCCCACACCCAGGATTAAATACTATAATGAGTAGTATTTGAGGATGTACATTACCTATCCTCAATAAAATTGGAATAATTTAAGGCTTCAGACAGATACAAATCACTAGGATTGATATGATATTCACAACAATGTATAACAAAGCAATATGCAGTTATGTCAAATATCAAACAAATGTAGATCGAATTGAGGTGTCATTGTCAACTCAGAGATACATCTTCAAACTCAAATTATGCACATTTTTTCTCAAGACCCATAGTAACATAATAGGCCCATTAATAGGGCCAGCTTAGGAGGAAAGGAAAAAGAGGCGGAGATAGGGACAAGAACAGAACAAATGGGCCTGGGACTCACCAAATTGCTGCCTAGTTAAGAAAACATGAGAGGGAACAAACGTACCATCATAGACACATGGCCCAAGGAAAGCAGAAGAAAGGAGAATGATTTAAGGAGAGCATAGCTGCAAGGGGTGCAAAGAAATTCCAAGTTCTTGAGGAAGGTTGGAGATGAGAAGAAGAGCTATTCTCTCTCAGTTATTAGCTATTTTCTTTGTTTAATTGGTATGCAAGGAATTTCGCTCCATTTCGTGCTCATAAATATTTCAGATTGTAAGGGAAATTGTTCCCTGTTTAGAGTGAATTTCAATACAGCTTCTGTTCATCTATTTTCTGAGTTTCTGGTTCCATCAACTGAAGATAAATTAAGCATGTATGTTCGTGTTGAATAAAGTAAGCATGTACACCAGTCTGACATACTGAAACCTTTTCTGGAACTTGTCAATTTTTATGTCATGCAATGTTTAGTTAATCTTGGTTTCCATGTTTTCAGATAAACAGTGTCTGCTTCTAGATGATTTTCCTCATGTCAATCAACGTCTTACATAGCCGAATATACAGAGGCACAGATAAGGAGTCGGTATTTAGAGAAGGGACAAATGAAAAGCACAAGGATAATAATCACATAAATGATATATGATAAGCTATTAGAAAATGAATCATAGATACTCTGAAAAGTGTTACGTACTTTTTTCTGCCTCCTCTACCGCCTTCACTCTTTCCAGATTTTGTGTTGCCGTCTGTACTTGAAGCAGGCACTCCAGTCATTGCAGCATGTTCTCTTTCTGTCATAAATAACAGAAATATTAGGCTTTTGTTCAAACATACGAGGGGATTCAGTTATCACCGATTACAATATGATTCAACCTTTAAACAACATTTACAGATTGAGTGGCacaaaaaagaaagaaagtgAAATACCACGCCGAAGCTCCTCATCAAACTTTTTCAGATATTGATCAAGTTGTTGTATGTGTGTATCTACCTACAACAAAATCATGAAACATAATTACAAAATCCAGAATCAAGCCATCAACTGTTCGCAAGTATATTCTGTGTCTAGAATTTGTGGTTTCTCTGTCTAAAACAGAGCACACCTCACTTGTATTTATAATGTAATTCTATACATACAAATCGGAGCAAAATCAATGTGATTGCTTATAACAAGATACGATGATTACCAAATCATAAGCTTGGACAGCCAAGGCAACTTTTTCATCAGCAATCCTGATGCTATGCTTTTGTTCATCAAGTGCTTCATCAGATAATCTAATAACTGAAGTATCGAGTGTGATGTTTCCAGACCTAACTCCTCGTCTAATATCTTCAATTTCTTGCTCACAACGCTGTTCATTTTGTCTTTGATTATCTGGTCATACACATCATGATGCTTATGTAGCTTAGAACCTCAAACAAGACTCAATGTGCGACAAACTAGGGGGGAAAAGCACAACCACAACTATAAgcttttcatttattttttacTTCTCAACACAGGAATAAGATTAAAAAAATCAAAGAGTTCAGCATACCTTGACTTTAATATACCAAAGTAAGCAACATACAGCTGAAGTCTGAACTTAATACCATTGATGCAATAAACTAGCAGTAAATTCAATCACAAACTTGCCATAATGTACCCAAATTACCAATGGACATTTTAATAAATACACTTAACAACTGAAAAGTCCAAAATGTCATAAATTACATATTATAAATGTAAATAATACCAGTTTATTATGTGACATAAAGGACACACTTCTGAGTTTGTGTATGCTAAGGATTTGCGTTGTGCTTTTTACATCAAAGGACTAATATGGTTATCAAATCGAGATTTAAATTGTGAATCGGAAGacatttttaattttaaaaaaatgacaaCAAATTTATATGTTGGTATATCATATATGAATCTCAAAATAGTTTTAGATTCATGTCGTGTATCAAATGCAAAAGAAAAGTGGTTGGTAATACGAAGTTGACAAGAAAAAGTCGTTGGCTACACTAGGTTTAGGTAGTGATTCATAAGAATAAACCGGGATTCATTATAGTGAATTGGGAATCAAGATGAGATTCATGTCTAAATGTCCAAATAGAAACATACTAGAGATTCGTAATGACTGGGTTCAATTTAGTATCGAGTCAAGATACGATTCACGAATCACATGTATAGTAAGATAATGATATTCATGAAACAAATATGGCATCTTGCTTACTTTCACATGAACAAATAGCGGAACATACAAATTTGAGTTTAACAACAGGCCTTTGAATCCCGATGGCTTCTAAGAAACCAAGAGAAGCCTTGGCAGAAACATCTAAGCATAAATGACAGTACAATTCTATGGGAAGCCCAATAAGGTTACCACTTTTCACCACTGAGTCACTGACTCACAGAGACAACACAACATTCATACTCTAATAAAAAATTGCAGTCAGTTAACCACCACAAAGAATGACACATAAAATCACTAAATGGCTAAAATTAATTAAACCTATTGGATTTAATTCATATGCACTTCCAGTATAATGATATTCTACACTCGCAATCAATCATAACTACCTTAAAAGTCATACAATGATGTGCTGTAATTGATTGACACTCTAACAAAGCCTCAAAATCATTCTCTTTATTATGATATACATGATCAAGAACCAAAAAAAAAGATACAATCTCTTACATAATCATGACTTCAATCATATAAGGAGcaataaatatataaataataaataaatacataaattaattaattaaattttaaaaaaatgaaaatttaaaattACAAGTACCTTGTAAACTCTTATCTAGGTCACGCAACAAGGCATATTTCTTATGAAGAATATTGGGCAGTGAATCCAAATCTacaggaaaataaaagagaaaatgcGAAATTGTTTGTTAATATGGAACTTGGAATCACAAATACATAATTGAACCCTAAAAAATCCTTAATTTCAGAaaaaaaatttgaagaaaaattaACAAAATTGGGAAATGGGAAATTGATTACTGGCTTGAAATTCTTCAAGAAATGACATTAGGGTTTCTGGGGAAGACCGATAGCTTTCGTTCGAAGTCGGTGATAAAAATGAAAACAGGacaaaaaaaaaggaaaatgtTAATATGGAGCAACAGTACAGGTGGACCATCATAGTCCATTACTATAAAATTGCATTTTGACCCTTAaactttttaaatatttattttatgtCAATTTCTAGAGGTAAAAATTGACAGTGCTAATTTACCTCTGTTCCGCCATTATTCCCCAAAACAGCAGTTCTATTGCTCTAATCCGTGAAGAGGTGCGCGACGCGACTCTCTTCCACCGGTGTTGCTTCTGTCGCCGTTAACCACTATGTATAACACCCCCTTCATGGCGGAGAAGTGGGTTTAGCATCTATGTACGGTAAGTTTTGAAAAATATAGAAGTTGATAAATTGTTTAGATGGTGTTTTTGCTTTTCACGGTTGACCATCACGTTGTTTTGTGGGGGAATTAGTTTTTTTAGGACATGATCAAAATACCCTTTTCTTGAAAAAATACATATTTAATTGGTAGGGTTAAATATGTAGGAGGTTTATCTAAATATCTCATAATTAAAAACGTATCACTAAGGATATATTGACACATTTATTATTTGAATTTGAatagaaaaatgaaaaaaagttATCATGTTATTCTTCCCCAATGATATAGGTTCTATGACCTTTTAACATGTTTATCTTTCGTTTTGTAGAATTTAttatctttttttattttattttacgGTGTTTGTTAAAATTCGAACATGTTATTTTATATTGATTTGATTTTCCTCTTTTGAAGCATCTTTTTATTTTCTCTTATTTTTCTTCTTGTGCGGATGAGACTTCTTGAAATTAATTAGATTTTTGTCGGAACGTTTGAGCTTATATTTTCTATTGTAGTGTTTGGCGAATAACCTCATCTCTTCTTATTTAAAAGAGTCTTTATCATAACTATCATTTTTGTCcttattttttctttttccttGATGAAGAAGTTTTCGAGGATAAATCTCGCTTTTCTTCTTTTACTTTCGTTTTCGACTTTACTTTGCTTTCAACGAGCCGTTTTAATTCATTCTCATGTTTGATTAGCTTTCCAAACAGTTTTGTGATATCCAAAGAACTAAGGTCATATTATTCTTTTATGATTGTTACATTTGGTTGTTATTTCCTGCACATGGATCTCAGAATTTTGTTAGCACGGTCTTTGTTAGAAAAGATCTTTTCCAAGTTGTCTAGTTTGTTGATTAAATAGAGAAAACGAGTCTGCATGGATTCCACGAATTCAACGGGTCCATACGGGAAAGTTCATACTCCTCTGTCAACATATTGATTTTACAATCTTTGACGTCTTTAGTTCCTTTCGTAAATAACTTGACGAGTGTCTCACATAGTTTATGCACTCTTATGATGTGAGATATAGTAAAATACTTCAGTTCTTAAGACGAATATAAGTATATTTCTTGCCTTCAAATCATGGCAAATTTACCGAGGTAACCCACtttttcgaagaaattcccaaaataacccacttttcaggaaaattcccaatctaccccacttttaggaggaggcgccaattggattggcgacccctcttaaaaattacaaggaggcgccaattggattggctagggcacctgccctagccaatccaattggcgcctatgtgtattttttaagaggggtcgccaatccaattggcgactcccttaaaaaagcctcaaatgaaaaaaccttcaacatgaaagttgtagatcttttcaagacaatgaatttggatataaatttttcatcatttggattttttatgagaaagttatgggcagttgaagttggacttctgagtttttcaactgtaatctgacctataatgtcttgcattatttcatgtgtttcttttagagttatgaaattttgtccaacataacatttgaagtagacatattaaattttccaatgcacttggtcccacctcaaaataattaaaaatgagtgagttaggttcctgcgaagttgacctaaaattagggtttcaactgtaatctgacctataatgtcttgcattatttcatgtgtttcttttagagttatgaaattttgtccaacataacatttgaagtagacatcttaaattttctaatgcacttggtcccacctcaaaataattaaaaatgagtgagttaggtccctgcgaagttgacctaaaattagggtttctgtcaaaatgatctataatgttttgaaatgaatgatgagcttccaagtttcaaatggatttttgatgaacatgaaagttgttcatatggcgactgttgttaaaacttgaatggaggcgccaattggattggctagggcaggtgccctaggctagggcaggtgccctaggctagggtaggtgccctagccaatccaattggcgcctatgtgtatgttttaaaaggaggcgccaactcaattggcgagtccctcataaaatgccttttttgtcttataaatagatgcgttgtgtgacctattgttccacaactcatataatcatttggctatcatgtttggtgttcgtcgccgatacggtaaggtgatttatgcgagagacaaaccttaattgctgatgctgttttggaacatcaccacgttagatcaactgaagagggagctggttcgatggttagacgggaaaataccagaaggggaaaaaatcagaagtattgagagacttgacagtatctttggttgggtgcgaatgaagactgataaggatgctagggaaatgatgtttggtcgagacgatattaatttgattgttgtaatcagttagaattatttatgttttcagatgttttgtactgatgttggttatgaaactcgttgtaacaagaacttaatgatatatattgattgattgttacagaaatacaatgttacaaaaagcataagatcaagataaaatgttacaaaaagcttaatgtctagataaaatgttacaaaaatcttaagacctagatgatgctccttgattgggacagttgtttttgttgtgtcctggttgacgacagatactacataatcttatcattttatctgtggaatccatctctgttctgatacgtgtgctgtttggccttcctttcttctttctacgcatctcttcattgtgccaaacaatatctccttcatatggaggccagtaatcctccattggtagtactgaaaagctttgactatatacattcatgatggtgtttgccttgtacacatcagataaatgggtgtaagcgtcttgacgagtataagcgcatgctgcaatgacatgggagcaaggtatgcggaaggcctgaaattttccacaatcgcaccaaccTTTGTGTAGTTTAACCGCGTAGGCTAAGTTTGGTCTCCCGTcgctgttgcccattgtttcctggacgctgaaattttgtctttgacggtcaaacactgttacagcgtgtgtcgtagctttgatgctctcctctttcatgaccttcatgcaacactc is a window of Lathyrus oleraceus cultivar Zhongwan6 chromosome 6, CAAS_Psat_ZW6_1.0, whole genome shotgun sequence DNA encoding:
- the LOC127092695 gene encoding PHD finger protein ING1 isoform X2, with protein sequence MAEQSYRSSPETLMSFLEEFQANLDSLPNILHKKYALLRDLDKSLQDNQRQNEQRCEQEIEDIRRGVRSGNITLDTSVIRLSDEALDEQKHSIRIADEKVALAVQAYDLVDTHIQQLDQYLKKFDEELRREREHAAMTGVPASSTDGNTKSGKSEGGRGGRKKTRQTASVQTAIAAATAAAAELATSANPTGMDLDLPVDPNEPTYCFCNQVSYGEMVACDNPDCKIEWFHFGCVGLKEQPKGKWFCSSCAATRNRRRGK
- the LOC127092695 gene encoding PHD finger protein ING1 isoform X1; amino-acid sequence: MMVHLYCCSILTFSFFFVLFSFLSPTSNESYRSSPETLMSFLEEFQANLDSLPNILHKKYALLRDLDKSLQDNQRQNEQRCEQEIEDIRRGVRSGNITLDTSVIRLSDEALDEQKHSIRIADEKVALAVQAYDLVDTHIQQLDQYLKKFDEELRREREHAAMTGVPASSTDGNTKSGKSEGGRGGRKKTRQTASVQTAIAAATAAAAELATSANPTGMDLDLPVDPNEPTYCFCNQVSYGEMVACDNPDCKIEWFHFGCVGLKEQPKGKWFCSSCAATRNRRRGK